A genomic stretch from Arachis stenosperma cultivar V10309 chromosome 3, arast.V10309.gnm1.PFL2, whole genome shotgun sequence includes:
- the LOC130968608 gene encoding wings apart-like protein 1, whose protein sequence is MIVRTYGRRNRPLSRTCSASSLNDDVLDPLSQESSQNHDNNIYGFAYSSQDSSSHWSLFDSDPNLVDDFGGGCREPKRARKGEKKAAAANGSCHVAIPTTSTLMEAQEFGEMMEHVDEVNFALDGLRKGQPLRIRRASLVSLLGICGTTQQRRLLRSQGMAKTITEAILGLSLDDSPSNLAAATLLYVLTCDGQDDNLLESSGCIQFLIKLLRPIVSTSIADKAPKLGSKLLSLRQNDDMFKTSMGRMDSSLVTVFSRVQEVLVNCKGLKTSCQNDSVVERPELCPKWLALLTMEKACLSAISLDETTGAVRKAGGNFKEKLREYGGLDAVFEVTMNCHLDLEKWVEDDSSLSTKDLRNNKHLKNLTLLLKCLKIMENATFLSTDNQTHLLELKGRLNPQATSFSFTELIITVIRILSDICLCRSASAASNEKKAYGLLSMVSDDSEPDLFRDHKENEPLFKSSIGKLFGMNRASSAKNSDVTRSSRLLTCSQMECSQSISETPSTSTSDIYSLKMRVSSSTSESCSGASKSSGYKASTIHNSSRKNVRFTENSPIVISDDSQDPFAFDEDDFAPTKWDILSGKQKKSHSKRKYEVPSREFEYVCQSQTKEIEIQQELNDVDINCSSSVVGDEEGSILLSDCLLTAVKVLMNLTNDNPVGCQQIAAYGGLETMSKLIAGHFPCFSSSMSFGQMKENTSSAEDQQYDKHLTDHELDFLVAILGLLVNLVEKDDHNRSRLAAASVLLPSSRGLDHEARGDVIQLLCSIFLANQGGIEGDGEDKHSALDAEEVVLQGEKEAEKMIVEAYSALLLAFLSTESKSIRAAIADHLPDHNLSILVPVLDRFVEFHLSLNMISPETHKAVSEVIESCRIR, encoded by the exons ATGATCGTTCGCACATACGGTCGCCGAAACAGACCCCTCTCGAGGACCTGCTCAGCTTCTTCTCTCAACGACGACGTTTTGGACCCACTATCGCAGGAGAGTTCACAGAACCACGACAACAACATCTACGGATTTGCGTACTCGTCCCAGGATTCGTCCTCGCATTGGTCCCTCTTCGATTCGGATCCTAATTTAGTAGACGATTTCGGCGGCGGCTGCAGGGAGCCGAAGAGGGCGAGGAAGGGGGAGAAGAAGGCGGCGGCAGCTAACGGGAGTTGCCACGTGGCGATACCTACGACATCGACGCTTATGGAGGCGCAGGAGTTTGGGGAGATGATGGAGCATGTTGATGAGGTGAATTTCGCTCTCGATGGCCTCCGCAAGGGACAGCCTTTGCGGATCAGGAGAGCGAGCTTGGTGTCACTGTTGGGTATTTGTGGCACCACGCAGCAGCGGAGGCTTCTCAGGAGTCAGGG GATGGCAAAGACCATAACTGAAGCTATTTTGGGCCTCAGTCTCGATGATTCTCCCAGCAATCTTGCAGCTGCAACTCTTCTATACGTTTTAACCTGTGAT GGTCAAGATGATAATCTACTTGAATCATCTGGTTGTATTCAATTTCTTATAAAGTTGTTGAGACCAATTGTCTCAACATCTATCGCAGACAAGGCACCAAAACTTGGTTCTAAGCTTCTATCCTTGCGTCAGAATGATGACATGTTCAAAACTTCAATGGGAAGAATGGATTCCAGTTTGGTCACAGTTTTTTCTAGAGTTCAAGAAGTTCTAGTAAATTGCAAAGGACTAAAAACATCTTGTCAGAATGACAGTGTGGTGGAGAGGCCAGAGTTATGCCCGAAATGGTTAGCATTGTTGACCATGGAGAAGGCTTGTTTATCTGCCATTTCTCTTGATG AAACCACTGGTGCTGTACGGAAGGCTGGTGGAAATTTTAAGGAGAAACTAAGGGAGTATGGAGGACTTGATGCGGTCTTTGAAGTCACCATGAATTGTCATTTAGATTTGGAG AAATGGGTGGAGGATGATAGTTCTCTCTCTACTAAGGATCTGAGAAATAACAAACATCTGAAGAATCTAACCCTACTTCTCAAATGCCTGAAGATAATGGAGAATGCTACTTTTCTAAGCACAGATAATCAG ACTCATTTGCTTGAATTGAAAGGAAGATTAAATCCTCAGgcaacttctttttcttttacgGAGCTGATCATAACTGTTATAAGGATCCTTTCAG ACATATGTTTATGTCGAAGTGCCTCTGCTGCATCCAATGAGAAAAAGGCTTATGGTTTGCTCTCTATGGTCAGTGATGATTCTGAACCAGATCTGTTCAGAGACCATAAAG AGAATGAACCTTTATTCAAAAGTTCTATCGGCAAGTTGTTTGGTATGAATAGAGCTTCTTCTGCTAAGAATTCTGATGTTACACGGAGCAGCCGACTTTTGACATGTAGTCAGATGGAATGTTCACAATCCATTTCTGAAACACCCAGCACTTCAACTAGTGATATTTATTCGCTAAAGATGAGAGTTAGTTCTTCAACATCTGAATCTTGCAGTGGTGCATCAAAGAGTTCAGGCTATAAAGCATCCACAATCCATAATAGTTCAAGGAAGAATGTACGGTTTACTGAAAATAGCCCAATTGTAATCTCGGATGATAGCCAAGATCCTTTTGCATTTGATGAGGATGACTTTGCACCCACTAAGTGGGACATATTATCAGGGAAACAGAAGAAATCTCATTCTAAAAGAAAATATGAGGTGCCAAGCAGAGAATTTGAGTATGTATGTCAATCTCAGACTAAAGAGATAGAGATCCAACAAGAATTGAATGATGTTGACATCAATTGTTCCAGTTCTGTTGTTGGTGATGAAGAAGGTTCCATCCTTCTAAGTGATTGCCTTCTAACTGCTGTTAAG GTGTTGATGAATTTGACTAATGACAATCCTGTTGGCTGTCAGCAAATTGCGGCCTATGGAGGACTGGAAACTATGTCTAAGCTGATTGCTGGTCATTTCCCTTGCTTCAGCTCTTCGATGTCCTTTGGTCAGATGAAAGAAAATACTTCAAGTGCTGAAGACCAGCAATATGATAAGCATCTCACTGATCATGAATTAGATTTTCTTGTGGCCATTCTGGGCTTGCTTGTAAACTTGGTAGAGAAGGATGACCACAACAG ATCACGCCTTGCAGCTGCCAGTGTTCTGCTTCCTTCATCACGGGGCTTGGATCATGAGGCTCGGGGGGATGTTATTCAATTATTATGCTCTATTTTCTTGGCTAACCAGGGTGGAATTGAGGGAGATGGGGAAGATAAACATTCGGCACTG GATGCTGAAGAAGTTGTTCTCCAGGGTGAAAAAGAAGCTGAGAAAATGATTGTGGAAGCTTATTCTGCCCTGCTTCTAGCGTTTCTTTCTACTGAAAG TAAGAGCATCCGAGCGGCAATTGCTGACCATCTCCCAGATCACAACTTATCTATTCTTGTGCCTGTGTTGGACAGATTTGTG GAATTTCATCTGTCATTGAACATGATTTCACCAGAGACTCATAAAGCAGTTAGTGAAGTCATTGAATCGTGCAGAATTCGATGA